The following DNA comes from Diceros bicornis minor isolate mBicDic1 chromosome 12, mDicBic1.mat.cur, whole genome shotgun sequence.
GTTCTATTTAGACACTAGAGGTTAACCaggataatattccacattcctTACTCCCTGGTATTAGCTCAGTTACACAGGTTTGTCTCCACAGTTCAAGAGAAAACTCCTAGAGGGCAGGGACCCAGATCTCACTCATCTTTGTATGTTCCACAGTGCTAGGGCCTGCAAAACGTGCTGCACAAAGTGGGCACTAAACAAGATATGCTGAATGTTAAGAAAACAATACATATGTATTTAGGGAGAGATCTACAAAACTCCTGAATGCAAGAGGCAAATTTTCTAACTCCCAAATATCCCAAAGAAGGTGGAGAATATAGAGCTTAGAGGTACTGTGTGTCCAAAACCTTATGTGTGCCCTTTAAATAACCAATCTacgcctcaattttctcatctggacaatgaggataataacagcaCCTAACTCATAGGGCTTTGAAAGAATTAAAGAAGTTGGTATATGTAAAGTCCTTAAATCAATGCTTGGAACACTACACACTACATAACGGTTAGCTACTTATATTACCAAAAAAGACTACTACAATAAAAGTAAGGACCACACAGTCACACAAAAAGGGCCAAAAGCTTAAAAGAaattattctagaaaagataagatcaccttcaacaaaatattagcaaatcaaatacaacagtacattaaaaggatcatacaccatgatcaagtgggatttattccatagattcaaggatggttcaacatcagccaatcaatcaatgtgatatataccacattaacaaaatgaagaataaaaatcacatgatcatcacaatagatgcagagaatgcAATCAACAAGACTCAgcaaccatttatgataaaaactctgaataaaatggatatagaaggaaagttctCAAgacaataaaggccacatatgacaaacccacagccaacatcttaCTCTATgataaaaaactgaaagcaatacctctgagaacaggaagcagacaaggatgctcactttcaccactcttactcaacacagtattggaagtcttagccagagcaattaggcaagaaaaagaaatgaaagggatccaaatggaaaggaagaagtaaaactgtcactatttgcagatgacataattttatatattaaaaaaacctaaagaatccaccaaaaaactattagaaataataaacgaatacagtaaagttccacggtacaaaaatcaacatacaaaactgagttgcatttctatacactaacaatgaaacagcagaaacagaaatcaagacTACAGTCCCaattacaatcgcaacaaaaagaataaatatccaggaataaatttaaccaaggaggtgaaaaacctgtacactgaaaactataaaacattgtagaaggaaattgaaggagacacaaagaaacggaaagatattccatgctcttggattggaagacttaacatagttaaaattaaaatgtccataccacctaaagcaatctacagagtcaatgcaatccctatcaaagtcccaacaacatttttcatggaaatagaacaaagaatcctaaaatttatatggaacaacaaaagaccccaaatagccaaagcactcttgagaaaaaagaacaaagctggaggcatcacactccctgatttcaaatatactacaaagctacagtaatcaaaacaatgtggtactggcacaaaaacagacacacagattaatggaacagaaatgagagcatagaaataaacccacacatttacgGACAGCTAATATTCAAcaaggagccaagagcatacaatggagaaaacaaagtctcttcaataaatggtgctgggaaaactgcacagccacatgcaaaagaatgaaagtagaccattatcttacaccatacacaaaaattaactcaaaatagattaatggggccggccctgtggcttagcggttaagtgcgtgcgctctgatactggtggcccaggttcagatcccaggcgtgcaccgacacacctcttctccggccatgctgaggccgcgtcccacatacagcaactagaaggatgtgtaactatgacatacaactatctactggggctttggggggaaaaaaaaggaggaggattgacaatagatgttagctcagagccggtcttcctcagcaaaaagaggaggattgccatggatgttagctcagggctgatcttcctcacaaaaaaaaataaaaaaaaaatagattaatgacttaaacgtaagacctgaaaccacaaaactcctagaagaaaacatacacagTACCCTCtgatatcagtcttagcagtatctttttgaatatgtctcctaaggccaagaaaacaaaagaaaaaataaacaaacaagattacatcaaactaaaaagcttctgtacaggaaaggaaaccataaacaaaatgaaaagacagcctaccaactgggagaaaatatttgcaagtcatatttccaataaggggttaatatctaaaatacttaaagaactcatacaattcaacaacaaaaagaaactaGATTAAAAAAcggacagaggatctgaacagacatcttcccaaagaagatatacagatggccaaaaggcacatgaaaagatattcaacattgctaattattagggaaatgcaaatcaaaccacaatgagatatcacctcacgctggTCAGGacagctgttattaaaaagacaagaaataagaagtgttggagaggatgtggagaaaagggaacctcacacgctgctggtgggaatataaactgtTGCAgacactacggaaaacagtacggagacttcaaaaaattaaaaataaaactaccatatgatccagctattccacttctggatatttatccaaagaagacaaaaacactaatttgaaaagatatatatgcacccctatgttcattgcagcattattcacaatagccaagacttgcaagcaacctaagtgcctatccatggatgaatggatgtggtatacacacaatagaatactactcagccagtaaaaaaaggataaaatcttgctatttgcaacatggacggaccttgagggtattatgctaagcaaaataagtcagatgagaaagccaaataccatgaTTTCACTCTTATGTGAAGACATAGAGAAGGAGAAcacattggtggttaccagagcagaAGGGTGAAAAGTGTAAATTGCACATACAAAAAAAGTAAgatcagaggttggcaaactttttctgtaaagggccagatactaCTCCAGATACTGTGGCTTGTCAGGCCAAGAGGCACTATCCTCAATCCCTGGAGCAATTATTCTCTCTGAAAAGCTAAGaggttttttatttgcttatattttaaaatttgagaaccattcttagttctggaAAAGCAGGCTGGATTTGGACCCAAGGTCATAGTTTGTGGGCTCCTGGATAAGGTTATAATGATAACATAAGTCAGTGCTTTTTAAAGGCAACATAAGGAAACGTTTGTGAGTTGATTCAAGTTGACTGAAAAACGTGCTGGCCCCAAACTTCTAATACCCAAACAGGCAGAGCTGGCGTGGTGAGGAATCGGGCcagggcggggaggggggcgTTGGGAGCCTGCAAGGACCTCCCTCGGCTGTCCGGGTCCGGCCCAGCCCCGGGCCACACTTACTCCCAGCAGCGGCCCGCGGCCGATCACCGTCTCCCCTGGCGCCAGGGCCACCCGGGGGCCGCCGTCCTGCGGCTGCAGCTCGAAGCCCCCAGACATGGCGGCGAGGATCAGGCCCCTTCACAAGGAGATGGACCCCGCGACCGTTTCCGCCTTCCATGGACAGGCGCGGGACCTACGCCGGCCCCCGGAAaaacacagggggagggggagcaaaGACTCGGCTCAGCCGTGTCCAGTCCCCGCGCAGCAGGGGCCCCAGAGAGGTGTCCCAGCCCCGCCTTTCCATTCCGACAAGCTACGCACTCAGCGATTCCCCCATCCGGCGGGCTCAAAATTATCGTTTGAAAGCCCCGGTTTAATCCCCCCACCCTTTCTCACTCCCCCCGTCCGGGCCTGGAGGACGCCGGACCTTGTAGTCCCTGCCggcttccttctcctcccctgccGAGCTGAGACGCCCTGGTAAAACTACCAATCCCAAAAGGCAGTGCGCGTTCCTCTCTACGCCTGTGCGACATCTGAGTCAGCAAGGCCGGGCTAAAGTGGGCGGGACGTGAAGGACCATGGCGAAAAATTCGAATTGCGGAGGATTTAAATCGCAGGAGGAGAAGCCGCCGCGGCCCAGTAGGTAGGAGGATCTTCCCTGCCCGCAGACGTCGGGTGGGCACGACCGGGGGCGCAGTCCTGGCGCCAGCGCAGCCTCGCCTCCGCGGCCCCGAGCTGCGGTGACAGTCGGTGCTGacagttgttattgttgttcacTTGTCAGTGCCCCGTGTTCTTTGCACTCGGGCAGGTGCAGCCTGCGCAAGGCACGCAAGGAGGGTGGCTCAGATGGGACTTGGGGTCATTCCTTTGCGACCTGCGTGGTCTGGACCGGGTGGGGCCTCCTAGAGAACCAGGTGGCGCCCCTCCGTCTTGTGCTGCCCTCGACCCCTCCCTCCGTGTGACACCTGAACAAGGGGCGAGCTCATAACTGATTAGAGAGGTAATTCAGCAAAATTTGGTTCATAGAGAAGAAGGGGCAGAAGAGGGATAGTTTTCCAGGCTCCAGGCAAAACTGGGTTTAGAAGAAGATGCCTAATAGGATTTTAGGAACTTCACCAAGGCATCCCCGACTGTTCAAGTCAAAAGCCTTCATCTGCCTCCTGTGGAGTAACTGTAACGGGAGAACAGTAACATTCAGTTTATTCCCCAATGAGATCCTGGGAGAAGTAACAAACATTTAGATGCACAGTAACCTTCTCTTAATATGAGATTCTTTCCAAGAATATGGTAGTTTGGCTTTGGTTTGTATTAATGgcggggacacacacacacacacacacacacacacacacccccttgcTCTTGATTCATGAACTTATTTTTACCAGTTTACTTTCTTACTTCCCCAAACCCTCAAGAGGAAGTCCTCTGTTGAACTGAGACATTAAAAGTCTAACCACCATAGCTAATTTGGATCGTAAGCaaccaaatgaatgaatgggagcAACTGTGGTCTTGGCAAGTCCAGAAACATATAGGTGAGTAGTGCATCTAGAAAGGGGAATTGTCATTAGCTGAGTTAAAAGAAGTATTTAGCTGTATCTGAAACCGCACCTCCTGCagtgccaccccccaccccgttATAAAAGGAAGTGCAACATAGAATAAactgattttaaataaatattagttgttttAAATGCAAAAAGAGCTCCATGCTTTCAACTGATTTCAGAAACCTGCAACATGCACCTTAGGTAAACTAGCTGAAACTGGACTTTAAATCTTTAGTCACAAGCTATACCTAACTGCATTATAAACGTCGTTTATAGTTGTTAGTCACTGTTGCTTGATGGCCTAAGTAACTATTATCTTTAGTTCATAATTAACTTGGCATGTAGGATAGCTTCAGGAGGTCATTTTTAAAACACTAATCTTATAACTGAATTGAATATTTGAGACTTTGTGGCATTAAAACCCAGGCCTCAACCTCTTGTCTATTTCAGATAGTATTTGCATCAAATGTGAGAATTTACCCACTAGATACAAGTAGATAAATAATTCTTAGATAAACTACTAAAAGTCCATCAGGTTTATGCTTAAGTCACAAATTGTAGATGAAGAACTTAATGACAAGGCATCAGGTCCCACAGACATCAAGTTTTCAAGAGTTTAATAGAATTGAATCATACacattttcaaaagtatttttaataaatatttgaaattgaaTGTGTTCTCACAATAGTCATTTCTACTACTAAAATCAATAAATTATATCTGTGAAGAatcacttctctcttttttttttctcatttctcgtTTTTAGGTAATGTTCTTTGGgagcagaaaaataaatgtttagaaaCAAACCCGtttactaaaaatatttaaaaagaagaagggaaataacataTGTTGAGTGCTTCCCATGTGCAATTCCAGTGTGAGGGCTGGATGTTTTACACATTATCCCTGTTAATCCTTGCAAGAACACACAGGAGAAGAGCATCATTCGCCCTATTTTACAGACTGAGAAGCTCAGGTCAGGAAAGTTAAAGTTTTCTAGATCATACCCAGAAAGTATCAGGGTTGATCTGAAGAAACTAAGTTAAAACTTTGCCTTTTAGGTTACATATGAGGATAATTTACTAAAACATCACGCTATGCAGAAAAACTCCAAGagaaacaataattcaagaagtTCTGACATAGACTTGAACTCTGTGGATGCTGAGAAGGCAAAAAAAGAGAGTCAAAATAACTTTGTTGAACTGCTGCCTCCAgaagttacttttaaaattttcagtcaGCTGGACATTCGGAGTTTGTGCAGGGCTTCAATGGCATGCAGGAGCTGGAATTACGCAATAAGAAACAGTGACTCTTTATGGAAACCTCATTGCTTGACCGTAAGAGCTGTGTgccaaagagaaatagatgatgatCAAAAAAGGGGTTACTCCTGGAGGGTAAGTTTAATCTTTGTAGTCTACGGTGTGCTTGACAAGACGGTGGTAGGTTTGAGCCAACTGCCTTCTACTTGGAGGAGGCAGGGGTTCATATACACAATGACATACAGAGTGTGTTGGCTTTTAGTGTTAAAGTTGAATTATTCTTCTTTTCCTGCAAACCACACTGTCTCCCAtccatctttttacatttttttacatcCTAAGTTCGGCCATTTTCCCCCGTTAACCAGAAGGAAAGTGGCTACTTCTTTTCACTCCTCCTTATCTAAAATCCTCAGCAAACTCTGTGGTTcactctttatatatatacacttatacacacacatttatgagtatatatgtatattaatgtaAATACTCATTCTTTTTAGCCCTGTCCATCAGCTTctctagtttctctttttttttttttaaggaagattggccctgagctaacttctgttgctgatcttcctcttttttttcctttttttctccccaaagccctccagtacctggttgtatatcctagttgtatgtccttctagttcctctatgtgggacgctgcctcagcacggcttgatgagcagtgcataggtccacgcccaggatctgaaccagggaaccccaggccatcgaagcggagcgcacgagcTTAACTTAAGCGCCACGCCACTGGCCCAGCCCAGCTTCTCTAGTTTCAAACAAACTCACTAACCAACCGCCTACTACATTTTTTAACGATGATGGTTTACCTCTTTCAGGTAATACTACTGAGGAATTACCAGAAGAGTAAAGTGAAATATGAATGGTTAAGTGGCAGATACAGCAACATATGTTCTTCTGTTAGCCTACCAGAAAAAATCATGTACCCGATGGATGCAGATACATGGGGGGAGATTCTAGAAGCAGAAC
Coding sequences within:
- the FBXO48 gene encoding F-box only protein 48, encoding MQKNSKRNNNSRSSDIDLNSVDAEKAKKESQNNFVELLPPEVTFKIFSQLDIRSLCRASMACRSWNYAIRNSDSLWKPHCLTVRAVCQREIDDDQKRGYSWRVILLRNYQKSKVKYEWLSGRYSNICSSVSLPEKIMYPMDADTWGEILEAELER